In Bacteriovorax stolpii, a single genomic region encodes these proteins:
- a CDS encoding citrate synthase: MSLKAKIEIDGKVLEYPVIEGSEKEKAIDIAKLRADTGCITIDHGFLNTGSCASAITFLDGELGILRYRGYPIEQLAEKSTFIEVAYLLNWGNLPTQAELASFEKKVASYSKLPEYITRMIELFPKTAHPMAIASSVTVALSAHYPELNNPNPTKEQKDEIFALLLGQFKIITAAIQRVTTGQPLVASNPALSYTEDFMSMMGMKASKDVAKALDVLLILHADHEQNCSTSTVRVVGSSNASVFASISAGIDALWGPLHGGANQEVLEMLEEISNAGGDYKKALERAKDKNDTFKLMGFGHRVYKNFDPRAKIIKKACDTVLAQLGVKDPYLDIAKGLEQTALADDYFKSRNLYPNVDFYSGIIYRALGIPTNMFTVMFALGRMPGWLAQWKEMRETKETKISRPRQVYTGATTREYTDLGKR; encoded by the coding sequence ATGTCTTTAAAGGCAAAAATCGAAATCGACGGAAAAGTTCTAGAGTACCCAGTTATTGAGGGCTCAGAAAAAGAAAAAGCAATCGACATTGCAAAGCTACGTGCAGACACTGGGTGCATTACAATTGATCACGGATTCCTAAACACTGGTTCTTGTGCTTCAGCGATCACTTTCCTTGACGGAGAGTTAGGGATTCTTCGTTACAGAGGATACCCAATTGAGCAACTTGCAGAAAAATCAACTTTCATCGAAGTCGCTTACCTTCTAAACTGGGGTAACCTTCCAACTCAAGCAGAGCTTGCATCTTTCGAGAAAAAAGTAGCTTCTTACTCAAAACTTCCTGAGTACATCACTCGCATGATTGAGCTTTTCCCAAAAACTGCTCACCCAATGGCGATCGCTTCTTCGGTAACTGTAGCTCTATCAGCTCACTATCCGGAACTAAACAACCCGAACCCAACAAAAGAGCAAAAAGATGAAATCTTCGCGCTTCTTCTTGGACAATTCAAAATTATCACAGCTGCGATTCAAAGAGTAACAACTGGTCAACCACTGGTAGCTTCTAATCCAGCTCTTTCTTACACTGAAGACTTTATGTCGATGATGGGGATGAAAGCTTCTAAAGACGTAGCAAAAGCTCTAGACGTTCTTTTAATCCTTCACGCTGATCACGAGCAAAACTGTTCAACATCAACTGTAAGAGTTGTTGGCTCGTCTAATGCTTCAGTATTTGCTTCAATCTCTGCTGGTATCGACGCTCTTTGGGGACCACTACACGGTGGTGCTAACCAGGAAGTTCTAGAAATGCTTGAAGAGATTTCAAACGCTGGTGGCGATTACAAAAAAGCTCTTGAGAGAGCAAAAGATAAAAATGATACATTCAAACTTATGGGCTTCGGGCACAGAGTTTATAAAAACTTCGACCCACGCGCGAAGATCATCAAAAAAGCATGTGACACTGTTCTTGCTCAACTTGGTGTAAAAGATCCGTACCTTGATATCGCTAAAGGCCTGGAGCAAACAGCTCTTGCTGATGATTACTTCAAGTCTCGTAACCTTTACCCGAACGTAGATTTTTACTCGGGAATCATTTACCGCGCTCTTGGTATCCCAACAAACATGTTCACAGTAATGTTTGCTCTAGGAAGAATGCCAGGGTGGTTAGCTCAGTGGAAAGAAATGAGAGAGACAAAAGAAACTAAGATTTCTCGTCCTCGTCAAGTTTACACTGGGGCTACAACTCGTGAGTACACTGATCTTGGAAAGAGATAA
- the pyrE gene encoding orotate phosphoribosyltransferase, whose product MKMDIAKNLINLGAVKFSPNDPFKYASGLRGPIYCDNRIILSHVEFRDQVIQAFIDVIKQNNLSFDHLGGIATAGIPHAAFIADRMKRSMVYVRPKAKEHGRKNQVEGAFNAGEKVLLFEDLVNQGASLEEAMGGLQGAELKCDACLCVVDYEMQGAKDRLSNLSIQLFSLTDFTSLTLAAFELNLIDQKGMDLLKEWHADPKAWSMRL is encoded by the coding sequence ATGAAAATGGACATCGCCAAAAACCTTATTAATTTAGGTGCTGTGAAGTTCTCTCCCAATGACCCCTTTAAGTATGCCTCAGGACTGAGAGGACCTATCTATTGCGATAACCGCATTATTCTTTCCCACGTGGAATTTAGAGACCAGGTTATTCAGGCCTTCATAGATGTGATTAAACAAAATAACTTAAGCTTCGATCACCTGGGTGGAATTGCTACTGCAGGGATTCCTCACGCTGCATTTATCGCTGACCGCATGAAGAGATCAATGGTCTATGTAAGGCCAAAAGCAAAAGAGCACGGAAGAAAGAATCAAGTTGAAGGTGCCTTCAATGCTGGTGAAAAAGTTCTTCTGTTTGAAGATTTAGTCAATCAGGGAGCAAGTCTTGAAGAGGCGATGGGTGGGCTTCAAGGAGCGGAGCTTAAGTGTGACGCTTGTCTCTGCGTCGTAGATTACGAAATGCAAGGGGCCAAGGATAGATTAAGTAACCTATCCATTCAACTATTCTCACTGACAGATTTTACCTCGTTAACTCTTGCCGCTTTCGAGTTAAACTTAATTGATCAAAAGGGGATGGACCTACTCAAAGAATGGCACGCTGATCCTAAGGCGTGGTCTATGAGATTATAG